The Streptomyces sp. NBC_01268 genome segment GGCCGCGGCGGGCTCCAGCTGGAACAGGCCGCCGTTGGTGCCCGCGTACGGGTGACGGGCGGCGACGGAGGAGACCGTGGCCAGCTGGTCGGGGAGCACCTCGGGCGGGGCGTCGGCGCGGCCGACGGTGCTGCCGAGGGTGAGCGCCGAGGCGGCGGGGTCGATCTCGACGACCTGGAGGACGCGGGGCGCGGTCCGGTTGTCGAGGTTCCGCTCGGTCCACGTGGTGCGGGTGACGCCGGTGGCGACGGTGACCGGGTCGGACTTGGTCCAGTTGAGGCCGAGCGGGCTGGGCGGCTCCTCGGCGGCCGGCGCGGCGGTGGCCGAGGTGGTCAGGGTGAGGGCGGCGGCGACGGCGGCGAGGGCCGCCAGGGGGCGCTGGTTCCTGGTCACTGGCACTCCGAGGTTCCGTTGACGAGCTCGTGCGAGCGGAAGGTGCCGGTGTACGGGGCGGGCACGGTGGTGCTGTCGCCGCGCAGCACGACGTACGCGCCGTACTTCTTCTGGTCGGCCGGGTCGGTCCAGGTGCCGGAGTAGGTCGGCTCCGGGTAGAAGCAGGCGTGCTTCCGGGTGCGGTTGAACACCGACTTGGGCGCCGTCTCGGGGCCGTAGCTGTCGCCGTAGTTCTTGGTGGCGGGGTCGGTCGCGGGCAGGTGGACGGTCATCGCGCCGCGGCCGCGCTCCTCGGTGAAGGTGCAGACCCGGTTGTCGGGGCAGCGCTCGTAGCCGGTGAAGCAGTGGGCGCGGGACGGGACCAGCTTGTGGGAGCTGATGGTGCCGTTGAAGTTCGGGTCGGTCGTGTACTCGTCGGAGTTGCCCGGCTTGATGGTCTGGAGCCGGCCGCCGTAGTGCGCGTCGACGTAGACGCAGCTCCACAGCTTGGTGTTGTTCTTCGCGGAGAGGGTCCGGCCGTCCCAGGTGGCGTCGTAGCTCTCCAGGCTCTGCGTGGCGGTGAAGTCGCGGCGCTCGCCGGTGCCGTCGGTCCCGCCGTACAGGCAGAGGGTGTCGGCGGGGCAGTCGTCGAAGGGGGCGGGCTCGGCGCTGGCGGGCAGCACCAGGAACGCCGCGCTGAGCAGCGCGAGGACCGCTGTGACCAGCGAGCCCCGTCGTATGTGTGTGCGAGTAAGGGTCACGGGGAGTGATCATGCAATGAGGGGTAGCCCTCCGGCCAGTCCTTTCCCGTCCCCCATAGACTGCCCCGGTACGTCCGTACCGCCCCCTACCGTCGAGTCTTCGGGAGAATCCGCCGTGACCGAGCAGCCCCTCTCCGAGCACAGCGCAGACGTGATCGTCGTCGGGGCGGGCCCGGCCGGCTCGACCACCGCGTACTACCTCGCCAAGGCCGGACTCGACGTCCTGCTCCTGGAGAAGACCGCGTTCCCGCGCGAGAAGGTCTGCGGCGACGGCCTCACCCCGCGCGCGACCAAGCAGCTCGTCGCCATGGGCATCGACATCTCCGAAGAGGCCGGCTGGCTCCGCAACAAGGGCCTGCGGATCATCGGCGGCGGCGTCCGGCTCCAGCTCGACTGGCCCGACCTCGCCTCGTACCCGGACTACGGACTGGTCCGCAAGCGCGACGACTTCGACGAGCAGCTCGCCCGCCAGGCCCAGAAGGCCGGCGCCCGGCTCTACGAGCGCTGCAACGTCGGCGCCCCGATCGTCGACGACCGCACCGGCCGGATCACCGGCGTCCACGCCAAGCTGGGCGAGGAGAAGCGCGAGGTCACCTTCCACGCCCCGCTGGTCGTCGCCGCCGACGGCAACTCCACCCGGCTGTCCCTCGCGATGGGCCTGCACCGGCGCGAGGACCGCCCGATGGGCGTCGCCGTGCGCACGTACTTCACGAGCCCGCGCCACGAGGACGACTACCTGGAGTCCTGGCTGGAGCTGTGGGACCGGCGCGGCGCGCAGGACCGGCTGCTGCCCGGCTACGGCTGGATCTTCGGCATGGGCGACGGCACCTCCAACGTCGGCCTCGGCATCCTCGACTCCTCCTCCGCCTTCAAGGAGCTCGACTGGCGCGAGGTCCTCAAGGCCTGGTGCGCCTCGATGCCCGAGGACTGGGGCTTCACCCCGGACAACATGACCACCCCCATCCGCGGCGCCGCCCTGCCGATGGCCTTCAACCGCCAGCCCCACTACACCAAGGGCCTGCTGCTCGTCGGCGACGCCGGCGGCCTCGTCAACCCGTTCAACGGCGAGGGCATCGCGTACGCCATGGAGTCCGGCCAGATCGCGGCCGACGTCATCGTCCAGGCGCACGCCCGGGCCACCCCCGCCCAGCGCGAGCTGGCGCTGCACAACTACCCGAAGATCCTGAAGGACACCTACGGCGGCTACTACACGCTGGGCCGTGCCTTCGTGAAGCTCATCGGCAACCCGAAGATCATGAAGATCGCGACCCAGCGCGGCCTGAGCCACCCGCTCCTGATGAAGTTCACGCTGAAGATGCTGGCCAACCTCACCGACCCGACGGGCGGCGACGCGATGGACCGCATCATCAACGGGCTCTCGAAGGTGGCCCCGAAGGCGTGAACGAGGCCCGGTAGACGGTCGGGGAGACCCCGACCGTCCGGGTGAAATGGCGGCGCAGGTTCGCCGCCGAACCCAGGCCGCTCTCCTCGCCGATCCGCTCCACCGGCAGATCCGTCGCCTCCAGGAGCGTCTGCGCGCGCGCCACCCGCTGCTCCAGCAGCCACTGCAGCGGGGTGGTGCCGTGCACCTCGCGCACCCTGCGGTGGAAGGTGCGCGGGCTCATCCGCGCCTGGCGCGCCAGCCGGTCCACCGTCAGCGGCTCGTCCAGCCGCTCCAGGGCCCACTGGAGGGCCGGGCCGAGGGTGTCCGCCCCGGCCGCCGGGAGCGGCGCCGCGACGGACTGGGGCCGGTCGCCGGAGCGGTGCGGCGCGACCACCAGACGGTCGGCGAGCGCGCCCGCGACGCCCGCGCCGAGGTCCTTGCGCACCAGGTGCAGGCACAGGTCCAGGCCGGCCGCGGCGCCCGCGCCGGTCAGCACGCGCCCCTCGTCGGTGTAGAGCACCGACGGGTCGACCTCCACCCGCGGGTGACGGACGGCCAGCTCGGCCGCGTACGCCCGGTGCAGGGTGGCCCGGCGCCCGTCCAGCAGCCCGGCCGCGGCCAGCGCGAACGCGCCGCTGCACATCGACACCGCCCGCGCCCCGGCGTCCGCCGCCGCGCGCACCACGTCGACCAGCTCCGGGGGCAGCTCCTGGCGCCCCTCGACCACCGCGTCCGGCACCGACGGCACGATCACGGTGTCCGCGCCGGCCACGGCGTCCAGGCCGTGCGTCCCGTACGGGGCCGGGCCGACCACCCTCAGCTCGTACCAGGGGTCGGCCAGATCCGTGTGCGGCATCCCGAACACCATCGACGCGGTGGACAGTTCGTACAGGTCGTACGGGGAGATCCGGCCCTGCTCGTCGGGGACGAGGACGACGGCGACGACTCCGGTGCTCATGTCCGCGACCCTATGGCAGGAATCGTGCGCAGGGCGGCGGTCCCGCTCCTGTCGGCCGGATCCCGCCGTTGAGAGCGTGGAGCCATGAGCGACACGAGCACCACGACCCGCGACACGACCGCCACCGACAAGCAGAACGTCACCGTCATCGGACTCGGCCGGATGGGCGCGGCCCTCGCCGCCGCCTTCCTCGACGCCGGACACCCCACCACCGTCTTCAACCGCACCCCGGAGCGGGCCGATCCGCTCGTGGCCCGTGGTGCCCGCCGCGCCGGCACCGTCGCCGAGGCGGTCGCGGCGAGCGAGCTCGTCGTGGTCTGCGTCCTCGACTACCCGGCGGTCCGCGCCCTCCTCGACCCCGTGGCCGGGGTGCTGCGCGGCCGGGCCGTGGTCAACCTGACCTCCGGCTCGCCCGAGCAGGCCCGCGCGGAGGCCGCCTGGGCCGAGGGGCACGGCATCGGCTACCTCGACGGCGGGATCATGACCACCCCGCCCGGCATCGGCGACAGCGCCAACATGATTCTCTACGCGGGCCGTCCGGGCCTCCTGGAGCAGCACCGCACGACCCTGGAGCTCCTCGCCGACCCCGTGGACCTGGGCGGGGACGCGGGTCTCGCCTCGCTGTACGACGCCGGTCTGCTGGGCCTGATGTGGTCGATCTTCGGCGGCTGGCTGCACTCCACCGCGCTCACCGGCGCCGACGGGGTGCCGGCCAAGGAGTTCACGGCGGTCGCGGTGCGCTCGTTGCGCACGATGGCCTGGTTCATGACCACGTACGCCGAGCAGATCGACGCGGGGGAGTACCCCGGCGACGACGCGACCCTCGACGTGCACGTGGCGTCGGTCGCGCATCTGCTGCACGCCGGCGAGGAGCGCGGGATCGACGGCCGGCTGCCCCGGCTGCACCTGGAGATGATGAAGGAGGCGGTCGAGGCCGGGCACGGAGGGGACAGCTACGCCCGGATGATCGAGGCATTCCGGAAGTAACGCCCGAAAGCATACGCAGGCAGGACGAAGGGCCGTCGCTCCCCCGAGGAGTGACGGCCCTTCACGCGTGCGGTGGTGCGATCAGAGGATGCGCACGGCGCCGGACGGGGTGTCCCAGTCGAGGGAGCGCTCGACGACACCGGTCGACGGGTTCTGCGCGCCGACGTACATGCCGCCGCCGACGTAGATGGCGACGTGGTACGAGCCGCTGCGGCTGCCCCAGTAGAGGATGTCGCCCGGCTGGAGGTTGCTCAGCGAGACGGAGGTGCCGCGGCTCGACTGGTCGCCGGAGATGCGCGGCAGGTCGATGCCGGCCTCGCGGTAGGCGGCCTGGACGAGGCCCGAGCAGTCCCACGAGTTGGGGCCGGTGCCGCCCATGACGTAGGCGTCGCCGACCTGGGCGCGCGCGAAGGCCACGATCGCGGCGGCGGAGCCGGTGGCGACCTGCGTGCTGCCGCTGGAGGAGCGGCTGCTGACGGCGTCGGAGGAGCCAGAGGACGACTTCGCGGAGAGCTGGGTGCGCGTCGCGGTGCGGGAGGCGCGCTCCTCGGCCTCGGCGCGGGCCTTCTCGGCCTTCTCCGCCTCGGCCTTGCGGTCGGCCTCGGCCTTGGCCTTCTTGGCCTGGGCGGCGGCCTTCTTGAGGGCGGCGTCCTCCTGAGCGGCGAGGCTCTGGTCGAGGGCCTCCTGCTGGCTCGCCTCGGCGGAGGCGGAGACGGCGCTGGCGAGGTCGGCGTCGAGGGAGCCCAGGGTGGGCATCTCGAGGGTCGTCTCGGTCACCGGCTCGGCGTTCGCCGGGGCAGCGGCACCGGCCACCGCGAGGGTGCTGAAGACGCCACCGGCAACTCCGGCGCGGAACGCCATCTTCGAGCCGCTGCGGCGGGGCTTCCGGTGGCTGGGTATGTGAGCGGTGTGGGACATGGGTACAACCGCTATCAGGGCTTCACGGTTCCCTTCAAGAAACGTGGGTTGCGCCACAGTTACGTTCGGAACCTTTGAATCCGCTTCCCTGGCACCCTTATTGACGCCGTAACGGGCAAAACGGTCACGCCTCAATCGGGCCTTGATCATGGGTTTTCAATGAAAAGTCCGAATTGCCCGTCACTTACCACCTCTTCACCTCGATGGCCAAGCCCCGTTCTTCCCGGCCGGTTCCCGATGTGGCGCAGGTCACACCCGAGCTCGTGAACGCGTGCACACGTCCACCGCGGTACGCCGAGCCCCCCGACCGGGCGACAGGCGGTTCCTTTATCACTCGTACGCGTCTCGCTGCCAATTTGCCTGTACCGCCCAACTCTTGATAGTGCGACACCCCCTCCGACCAGCGATTTCCGGTACGGATGTCACATCTGGTGATCACCTGGGCGCTTCGAGTGGCAAGATCACCGCTCATCCGACTTCATGATCCTTCGTCAGGTGGTGGAGATCACAAAGTCGTTGCTGCACCCCGTGTCGCAGATCACAGAGGGGCGGGCTTAAGATGCGGGGCAGTCGGGCTTGTGAACTGCCTCACATGGGAGCGATCTTCCGTGTCGCGGCGCAGGCCGACAGTGCGGTCCAACGGTCAAGGACGACTGGAAGGAGCGAGGAGCGTGAATGCGTACGCGCCCGTCCTCGTGCTCGGTGCCCTGGGTGCGGGGTTTGCGATCTTCTCCGTGGTCATGGCCACGCTAATCGGGCCAAAGCGGTACAACAGGGCAAAACTTGAGGCCTACGAGTGCGGCATCGAACCGACGCCCACTCCGGCCGGAGGCGGCCGCTTCCCGATCAAGTACTACCTGACGGCGATGCTCTTCATCGTCTTCGACATCGAGATCGTCTTCCTCTACCCCTGGGCCGTCACCTTCGACGCCCTGGGGCTTTTCGGGCTCGTGGAGATGCTGCTCTTCGTGCTCACCGTCTTCGTCGCCTACGCCTACGTGTGGCGGCGCGGCGGCCTGGAATGGGACTGAGGGGCTGAGGAGCACCCATGGGACTCGAAGAGAAGCTGCCCAGCGGTTTTCTGCTGACGACCGTCGAACAGGCCGCGGGCTGGGTCCGGAAGGCCTCCGTCTTCCCCGCGACCTTCGGCCTCGCCTGCTGCGCCATCGAGATGATGACGACCGGCGCAGGCCGCTACGACCTGGCCCGCTTCGGGATGGAGGTCTTCCGCGGCTCCCCGCGCCAGGCCGACCTGATGATCGTGGCCGGCCGCGTCAGCCAGAAGATGGCGCCCGTCCTGCGGCAGGTCTACGACCAGATGCCGAACCCCAAGTGGGTCATCTCCATGGGGGTTTGCGCGTCTTCGGGCGGAATGTTCAACAATTACGCGATTGTGCAGGGCGTTGACCACATTGTTCCGGTTGACATCTATTTGCCGGGTTGCCCGCCGCGCCCGGAGATGCTGGTGGACGCGATCCTCAAGCTCCACCAGAAGATCCAGAACTCCAAGCTGGGCGTGAACGCCCAGGAAGCGGCCCGCGAGGCGGAGGAGGCGGCGCTCAAGGCGCTGCCCACGATCGAGATGAAGGGTCTGCTCCGGTGAGCGACGAGACACCCAATCCCGAGAAGGAGCTCAGCGAGCAGAACCTCCCGGGACAGCGCGGCGAGCACGGGGAGGAGGTCCGCGTCCAGCGCGGCATGTTCGGCGCGAACAACGGCGGCGACACCTCCGGCTACGGCGGCCTGGTCCGCTCGGTGCGCCTGCCCGGACCGGCCTCCCGCCCGTACGGCGGCTGGTTCGACGAGGTCGCCGACGAACTCGAGGGCGCCCTGGAGGAGCAGGGACTGCTCCCGGAGAACGCCATCGAGAGGACGGTCGTCGACCGCGGCGAGCTCACCTTCCACATCGAGCGCGAACACCTGGTCCGGGTCGCCCGCACCCTGCGCGACGACCCCGCCCTGCGCTTCGAACTGTGCACCGGCGTCTCCGGCGTCCACTACCCGGGCGACAAGGGCCGCGAGCTGCACGCCGTCTACCACCTGCGCTCGCTCACCCACGGCCGGCTGCTGCGCCTGGAGGTCTCGGCCTCCGAGGGCGACCCGCGCATCCCGTCGCTGGTCCCGGTCTACCCGACCAACGACTGGCACGAGCGCGAGACGTACGACTTCTTCGGCATCGTCTTCGACGGCCACCCCGCCCTCACCCGGATCATGATGCCGGACGACTGGCCGGGCCACCCGCAGCGCAAGGACTACCCCCTCGGCGGCATCGCCGTCGAGTACAAGGGCGCCCAGATCCCGGCTCCGGACCAGCGGAGGTCGTACTCGTGAACACCCCCTCTGCCTCCCCCAGGGAGACCACGGAAGGGACCGTCTACACGGTCACCGGCGGCGACTGGGACGAGGTCGTCCAGTCCGCCGCCAAGGCCGACGACGAGCGCATCGTCGTCAACATGGGCCCCCAGCACCCGTCCACCCACGGCGTGCTCCGGCTCATCCTGGAGATCGACGGCGAGACCGTCACCGAGGCCCGCTGCGGCATCGGCTACCTCCACACCGGCATCGAGAAGAACCTCGAGTACCGGACCTGGACGCAGGGCACCACCTTCGTCACGCGCATGGACTACCTCACCTCGTTCTACAACGAGACGGCGTACTGCCTCGGCGTGGAGAAGCTGCTCGGCATCACCGACGACATCCCGGACCGGGCGAGCATCCTCCGGGTGCTCCTCATGGAGCTCAACCGGCTCTCCTCGCACCTGGTGTGCATCGCCACCGGCGGCATGGAGCTCGGCGCCACCACGATCATGATCTACGGCTTCCGGGACCGCGAACTGATCCTGGACCTGTACGAGCTGATCACCGGCCTGCGCATGAACCACGCGTTCATCCGCCCCGGCGGCCTCGCCCAGGACCTCCCGCCCGGCGCCGTCGACGCCGTGCGCGAGTTCGTGAAGACCATGAGGAAGAACCTGCCGGAGTACGACAAGCTGGCCACCGGCAACCCCATCTTCAAGGCCCGCATGCAGGACGTCGGCTACCTCGACCTCACCGGCTGCATGGCCCTCGGCGCCACCGGACCGATCCTGCGCTCCGCGGGACTCCCGCACGACCTGCGCAAGACCGACCCGTACTGCGGCTACGAGACCTACGACTTCGAGGTCCCCACCGCCGACAGCTGCGACGCCTACGGGCGCTTCCTCGTCCGCCTGGAGGAGATGCGCCAGTCGCTGCGGATCGTCGAGCAGTGCCTGGACCGGCTGGAGCCCGGCCCGGTCATGGTGGGCGACAAGAAGATCGCCTGGCCCGCCCAGCTGGCCCTCGGCCCGGACGGACTCGGCAACTCCCTCGACCACATCAAGAAGATCATGGGCACCTCCATGGAGGCCCTGATCCACCACTTCAAGCTCGTCACCGAGGGCTTCCGGGTCCCCGCCGGACAGGCCTACGCGGCCGTCGAGTCGCCCAAGGGCGAACTCGGCGTGCACGTCGTCTCCGACGGCGGCACCCGCCCCTACCGGGTCCACTTCCGCGACCCGTCCTTCACCAACCTCCAGGCCATGGCCGCGATGTGCGAAGGCGGCCAGGTCGCCGACGTCATCGTCGCCGTCGCGTCCATCGACCCCGTGATGGGAGGCGTCGACCGATGACGGACGGACACACCAGTCTCGGGATGCCCCAGCTGCCCGCGCCCGACTACCCCGCCGAGGTCCGCGCCCGGCTGGAACAGGACGCGAAGGCGATCATCGACCGCTACCCGGGGTCCCGCTCCGCGCTCCTGCCGATGCTGCACCTCGTGCAGTCGGAGGAGGGCCACGTCACCCGGACCGGCATGCGCTTCTGTGCCGAGACGCTCGGCCTGACCACCGCCGAGGTCACCGCGGTCGCCACGTTCTACACGATGTACCGGCGCAAGCCCTCGGGCGACTACCAGGTCGGCGTCTGCACCAACACGCTGTGCGCCGTCATGGGCGGCGACGCCATCTTCGAGGAGCTCAAGGAGCACCTCGGCGTCGGCAACGACGAGACGACCGCCGACGGCAAGGTCACCCTCGAACACATCGAGTGCAACGCGGCCTGCGACTTCGCGCCCGTCGTGATGGTCAACTGGGAGTTCTTCGACAACCAGACGCCCGACTCCGCCAAGCGGCTCGTCGACGACCTGCTGGCCGGGCGTCCCGTCGCCCCCACCCGCGGAGCGCCGCTGTGCACGTTCAAGGAGACCGCGCGGATCCTCGCGGGCTTCCCCGACGAGCGCGAGGGCGCCGTCGAGGCCACCGGGGGCGCCGGCCCCGCCTCGCTCGTCGGTCTGCGCCTGGCCAAGGGGGAGACCCCCCAGCACCGGATCGTCCACCCGCGTGGCGAGGCGGCCAGTGAGGAGGGGGAGTGATGACCTTGGCAGCCGAGATCAACAACAGCAGCCCCGAGAAGCTGCTGTCGCCGGTCCTGTCGGCGTTCTGGGACCAGCCCGAGTCCTGGACCCTGGACACCTACCGGCGGCACGAGGGCTACGAGGGCCTGCGCAAGGCGCTCGCGATGTCGCCCGACGACCTCATCGCGTACGTCAAGGAGTCCGGCCTGCGCGGCCGCGGCGGCGCGGGCTTCCCCACCGGGATGAAGTGGCAGTTCATCCCGCAGGGCGACGGCAAGCCGCACTACCTCGTCGTCAACGCCGACGAGTCCGAGCCGGGCACCTGCAAGGACATCCCGCTGCTCTTCGCCAACCCGCACTCCCTCATCGAGGGAATGATCATCGCCTGCTACGCGATCCGCTCCGAGCACGCGTTCATCTACCTGCGCGGCGAGGTCGTACCCGTCCTGCGCCGCCTGCACGAGGCGGTCCGCGAGGCGTACGAGGCCGGCTACCTCGGCCGGGACATCCTCGGCAGCGGCCTGAACCTCGACATCACCGTGCACGCCGGCGCCGGCGCGTACATCTGCGGCGAGGAGACCGCGCTGCTCGACTCGCTCGAAGGGCGCCGCGGCCAGCCCCGGCTGCGTCCCCCCTTCCCCGCGGTCGCCGGTCTGTACGCCTGCCCCACTGTGGTGAACAACGTCGAATCCATCGCCTCGGTTCCCGCGATCCTGAACAAGGGCAAGGACTGGTTCACCTCCATGGGGACCGAGAAGTCCCCGGGATTCACGCTCTACTCGCTCAGCGGGCACGTCGCCTCGCCCGGCCAGTACGAGGCCCCGCTCGGCATCACCCTGCGTCAGCTCCTCGACATGAGCGGCGGGATGCGGCCCGGCCACCGGCTCAAGTTCTGGACCCCCGGCGGCTCCTCCACCCCGATGTTCACCGAGGAGCACCTCGACGTCCCGCTCGACTACGAGGGCGTCGGCGCCGCCGGATCCATGCTCGGCACCAAGGCGCTCCAGTGCTTCGACGAGACCACCTGCGTGGTGCGGGCCGTCACCCGCTGGACCGAGTTCTACGCCCACGAGTCCTGCGGCAAGTGCACCCCCTGCCGCGAGGGCACCTACTGGCTCGTCCAGCTGCTCCGTGACATCGAGGCCGGCAAGGGCGTGATGAGCGACCTCGACAAGCTGAACGACATCGCCGACAACATCAGCGGCAAGTCGTTCTGCGCCCTCGGCGACGGCGCCGCCTCGCCGATCTTCTCCTCGCTGAAGTACTTCCGCGCCGAGTACGAGCAGCACATCACGGGCAAGGGCTGCCCCTTCGACCCCGCCAAGTCCACCGCCTGGGCGGACAAGCACCGGGAGGTGAACGCATGACAGTCACCACGTCCGCCCCCTCCGGGGGTGGTGCGGCGGTCCCGCCGGAGGACCTCGTCACGCTGACCATCGACGGCATCGAGATCTCCGTCCCCAAGGGGACCCTGGTGATCCGGGCCGCCGAGCAGCTCGGCATCGAGATCCCCCGCTTCTGCGACCACCCGCTCCTCGACCCGGCCGGCGCCTGCCGCCAGTGCATCGTCGAGGTCGAGGGCCAGCGCAAGCCCATGGCGTCCTGCACCATCACCTGCACCGACGGCATGGTGGTCCGGTCGCAGCTGACCTCGCCGGTCGCCGAGAAGGCCCAGCACGGCGTGATGGAGCTGCTGCTCATCAACCACCCGCTGGACTGCCCGGTCTGCGACAAGGGCGGCGAGTGCCCGCTGCAGAACCAGGCCATGTCCCACGGGCAGTCCGAGTCCCGCTTCGAGGGGAAGAAGCGGACCTACGAGAAGCCGGTCGCCATCTCCACCCAGGTGCTGCTCGACCGCGAGCGCTGCGTGCTCTGCGCGCGCTGCACCCGCTTCTCCAACCAGGTCGCCGGCGACCCGATGATCGAGCTGCTGGAGCGTGGCGCGCTCCAGCAGGTCGGCACCGGCGAGGGCGACCCCTTCGAGTCGTACTTCTCCGGCAACACCATCCAGATCTGCCCGGTCGGCGCGCTGACCTCGGCCGCCTACCGCTTCCGCTCGCGCCCCTTCGACCTCGTGTCGACGCCGAGCGTCTGCGAGCACTGCGCCGGCGGCTGCGCGACCCGCACCGACCACCGCCGCGGCAAGGTCATGCGGCGGCTCGCCGCCGAGGACCCCGAGGTCAACGAGGAGTGGGTCTGCGACAAGGGGCGGTTCGGCTTCCGGTACGCGCAGCAGCGCGACCGGCTGACCACCCCGCTGGTCCGCAACCCCGAGACCGGCGTGCTGGAGGCGGCCTCCTGGCCCGAGGCGCTCGAAGCCGCGGCCCGCGGGCTCGTGCGCGGGCGCACCGGCGTCCTGGCCGGCGGCCGGCTGACCGTCGAGGACGCCTACGCCTACGCCAAGTTCGCCCGGGTCGCCCTCGACACCAACGACGTCGACTTCC includes the following:
- the nuoF gene encoding NADH-quinone oxidoreductase subunit NuoF produces the protein MTLAAEINNSSPEKLLSPVLSAFWDQPESWTLDTYRRHEGYEGLRKALAMSPDDLIAYVKESGLRGRGGAGFPTGMKWQFIPQGDGKPHYLVVNADESEPGTCKDIPLLFANPHSLIEGMIIACYAIRSEHAFIYLRGEVVPVLRRLHEAVREAYEAGYLGRDILGSGLNLDITVHAGAGAYICGEETALLDSLEGRRGQPRLRPPFPAVAGLYACPTVVNNVESIASVPAILNKGKDWFTSMGTEKSPGFTLYSLSGHVASPGQYEAPLGITLRQLLDMSGGMRPGHRLKFWTPGGSSTPMFTEEHLDVPLDYEGVGAAGSMLGTKALQCFDETTCVVRAVTRWTEFYAHESCGKCTPCREGTYWLVQLLRDIEAGKGVMSDLDKLNDIADNISGKSFCALGDGAASPIFSSLKYFRAEYEQHITGKGCPFDPAKSTAWADKHREVNA